The following DNA comes from Anaerostipes rhamnosivorans.
GTGATGAAAAGACAAAGGAAATGAAGGGCTTTGACATTGATCTTATGAAGGGTATAAGCCAGTATCTTGGCTTTGAATATAAGCTTCGTGTGGCGCCTGTGAGAGAGCTTACAAAGCTGCTTCAGGAAAAGAAGATCGACCTTGCCATTTCCGGCATCTGTATCACGGACAGCCGTCAGAAAGAGTTCCAGTTTTCTGATGTTTACTTTGAGAATACACTGAAGATTATGGTCAATTCAGATAAAAATATCACGGATCGGAAAGAATTAGTGGGAAAAACAATCGGTGTGGAAGAGGGAACCTCCAATGCTGAATATGCACAGCAGAACCTCTCAGAAGAAAATAAGATCAAGACTTATTCATCCATGGAAAAGGTATTTAAAGACCTAGAAAAGGGGAAGATTGACGCTACTGTCTATGATACCACGGGTGTCGATTATTTTATGGACAACTATAAGGGAGATAAGATTTCTGCCCTGGATGAAAAGCTGAATTCAGCGGAGAGCAACTACGGTATCATGTTCAGAAAAAAAGATCCTTCTGTGGGTAAGTTTAATGTGACCCTGCAGGTGCTGAACACAGAGGGTACCTATCAGACCATCAAAAACATGTGGATTGGATCGGAAGACGAAGATTAAAGAGGGAATTTAATGAATATTGTTTCAATTGTATTCGGGCAGATCGTCATGATGTTTTTGATGATGGCGGTGGGGGCAGGTGCATATAAGACAGGCCTCGTAACCGAAAAGGGGAGCGCGGAGCTTTCCAATATCACCCTGTATCTGGTTATTCCGTTTGTGGTACTCACATCATTCCAGATTGACTTTGACGCAAATATCTTTCACGGCATTGTTATAACCTTTGTGCTTGGAATTATAGCCCATGGTCTGGCGATCCTGCTGTCCTACGGCCTTGTAAGAGGCAGGGATCAAGATCGCACTGCTCTTGAGCGGTTCAGTGTGGTCTATCCAAACTGCGGATTTATGGGCATTCCTTTGGCGCAGGCAGTGCTGGGTTCCAAAGGAGTTATCTACATAACAGCGTTTATTGCCGCACAGAACCTGTTCATCTGGTCCCACGGAGTGGCCAGCATGCAGGGATCTTTTAAAAAGGAATCGATCAAAGAGGTGTTTAAGGCGCCAGTGATGATTGCCACATTTGCAGGGCTTTTGTGCTATCTGCTTCAGATTAAATTCCCGGCGTTGGTGTTCAGACCGTTAAAGGCCATCGCGGATATGAACACTCCTTTGGCTATGATGATCTCAGGAACGGCCATTGCACAGACGAATCTGCTAAAGATTCTGTCAAAACCAAGGATTTATATTTTGACCGTGCTGAGGCTTTTGGTCGTGCCGTTTGTTATGTTTCTGATCCTGATCTTTGTTCCTGTGTCGAAGGATCTTAAGATTCTGTCACTGCTTGCCACATCGGCTTCTACGGCAGCCATAACGACCATGTTTGCGGTGAAGTTTAAGAAGGATGTGGGTTATGCGGCGGAACTGTTTGCCATATCCACCATTGCGGCGATTGCCACTCTTCCGCTCATGATTTCCCTTGGCGAGACATTTTTTTAAAGGAGTGACAAGATGACATTACAGCAGCTTAAGTATGCAGTTATGGTTGCGGAAAAAGGAACCATCAGTGAGGCGGCTAAGGAGCTGTTTATCTCCCAGCCCAGCCTCACCAGCGCAGTCAAGGATTTGGAAAAGGAAATGCAGATCACCATATTCAGAAGGACAAACAAAGGGGTGATTATTTCCAATGAAGGGGACGTCTTTTTAGGTTACGCCAGGCAAGTTCTGGAACAAGCTAATTTACTGGAAGAAAAGTATTTAAATGCAAAGAAGCAGAGTCCGCGTTTTTCTGTGTCCTGCCAGCATTATTCCTTTGCTGTCAATGCGTTTGTGGACGTGATCCGGGAGTTTGGCGGAGACCAGTATGATTTTACTTTGAGGGAAACCCAGACATATGAGATCATTGAGGATGTCAGCCGGCTTAAAAGTGAGATTGGTATTTTGTATACATCATCCATCAATGAACAGATTATTATGAAGCTCATAAAACAAAACGGTCTGGTGTTTGAAGAACTGTTTCTGGCAAAACCCCATGTTTTCATTAATTCAAAACACCCTCTGGCAGAGAAAAAAGAGCTATCCCTGAAAGATCTGGAGGACTACCCTTATCTGTCATTTGAGCAGGGGGATTACAATTCTTTTTATTTTTCCGAGGAGATTTTGAGCACCTTGGACCGGAGCAGAAATATCAAGGTCAGGGACCGGGCAACGTTGTTTAACCTTGTCATAGGCCTCAATGGATATACGGTCAGTTCCGGAGTCATAAGCGAGGAATTAAACGGTGTTAATATCATTGCAAAGCCTTTGTTGGTGGAGGAGCATATGAGGATCGGAACGATCCAGCAGAAGCACATGATGCTGAGCCGGTACGGAAAAGCATATATGGAAGCTCTGAAAAGACATGTTCTAAGCTGCCAGCTGTAAAAGAAGAAACAGCAGTTTGATATAGTTTTAAACTATATCAAACTGCTGTTTTTTTATATTTTTCATTGGGATCAATACAAAGTATACTTACAACATAGAGAAAATAAGACAAAGGGAGAATATACGATGAAAAATAAAGCACCATTTCGATTTGATATTGTGGGAAGTTTTTTGAGGCCAGAAGGCTTGAAAACAGCCAGGAAAGAATTTCAGGCAGGAAACCTTACACAGGAGCAGCTGAGAGAGACAGAAGACAAAGCAATCCTTAACCTGATTGAAAAGCAGAAGAAAGCAGGCCTGTCCGTGATCACGGATGGAGAATTCAGAAGAAGCTGGTGGCATCTGGATTTCATGTGGGGACTGAATGGAGTTGAGAAAAAACAGATCGAGAGCGGATATCAATTCCATGATGAAGTGACAAGAGGAGAGACAGCAGTACTGACAGGAAAAATCTCAGGGGAGAACCATCCTTTTGTAGAACATTTTCGTTTTGTAAAAGAACAGGAGAATGACACAGTCACAGCCCGTCAGACAGTTCCGGCCCCAGCACAGCTTCTTGCCGAACTGACAAGAGGAGACAACGCCAAGATCACTAAATCATTTTATCCAGATGAAGATGAACTGGTTGCGGATATTGGAGCCGCCTATCGGGAAGTGATCGGGGAATTATATGAGGCAGGCTGTAGGAATGTGCA
Coding sequences within:
- a CDS encoding substrate-binding periplasmic protein; this translates as MKKLLTICMMICLIFCLGGCNLPWDKKKTENKDVKKENITASEVKDSMKGKELVIGVSEGMAPFSFRDEKTKEMKGFDIDLMKGISQYLGFEYKLRVAPVRELTKLLQEKKIDLAISGICITDSRQKEFQFSDVYFENTLKIMVNSDKNITDRKELVGKTIGVEEGTSNAEYAQQNLSEENKIKTYSSMEKVFKDLEKGKIDATVYDTTGVDYFMDNYKGDKISALDEKLNSAESNYGIMFRKKDPSVGKFNVTLQVLNTEGTYQTIKNMWIGSEDED
- a CDS encoding AEC family transporter produces the protein MNIVSIVFGQIVMMFLMMAVGAGAYKTGLVTEKGSAELSNITLYLVIPFVVLTSFQIDFDANIFHGIVITFVLGIIAHGLAILLSYGLVRGRDQDRTALERFSVVYPNCGFMGIPLAQAVLGSKGVIYITAFIAAQNLFIWSHGVASMQGSFKKESIKEVFKAPVMIATFAGLLCYLLQIKFPALVFRPLKAIADMNTPLAMMISGTAIAQTNLLKILSKPRIYILTVLRLLVVPFVMFLILIFVPVSKDLKILSLLATSASTAAITTMFAVKFKKDVGYAAELFAISTIAAIATLPLMISLGETFF
- a CDS encoding LysR family transcriptional regulator, which gives rise to MTLQQLKYAVMVAEKGTISEAAKELFISQPSLTSAVKDLEKEMQITIFRRTNKGVIISNEGDVFLGYARQVLEQANLLEEKYLNAKKQSPRFSVSCQHYSFAVNAFVDVIREFGGDQYDFTLRETQTYEIIEDVSRLKSEIGILYTSSINEQIIMKLIKQNGLVFEELFLAKPHVFINSKHPLAEKKELSLKDLEDYPYLSFEQGDYNSFYFSEEILSTLDRSRNIKVRDRATLFNLVIGLNGYTVSSGVISEELNGVNIIAKPLLVEEHMRIGTIQQKHMMLSRYGKAYMEALKRHVLSCQL
- a CDS encoding 5-methyltetrahydropteroyltriglutamate--homocysteine S-methyltransferase, translating into MKNKAPFRFDIVGSFLRPEGLKTARKEFQAGNLTQEQLRETEDKAILNLIEKQKKAGLSVITDGEFRRSWWHLDFMWGLNGVEKKQIESGYQFHDEVTRGETAVLTGKISGENHPFVEHFRFVKEQENDTVTARQTVPAPAQLLAELTRGDNAKITKSFYPDEDELVADIGAAYREVIGELYEAGCRNVQFDDCTWGMFCDVKYWENRQQDEVSVEEIAKQYVKVNNLAVEGRPDDLVVTTHVCRGNYHSTWASKGGYAPIAPFLFGEEHVDAYYLEFDDDRSGDFEPLKHVSENKKVVLGLITTKNPVLEDREAVIKRIREAEQYLPLDRLCLSPQCGFASTEEGNKLTEEEQWNKLKLVREVAEEVWN